In the Victivallis sp. Marseille-Q1083 genome, one interval contains:
- a CDS encoding DUF349 domain-containing protein: protein MSEKSCDGTAAALRSGSTVPSSTFLRPSEIAAEGASQTGEHNPQQGGSSDATGEAATPVSGIGAVLKGHLHEREELCRRLEGLPAEAAAELPALQRAWDEAPPVPSEYLEILERRFAAAAVDFKRRVDEREAAGKRRAEALTLLQGNQVRLAEWETAAEILPQRKNIEEIYQQSRAVAIDDGAVLLQPLEELYRRLQQRWEAEQQAEAELFHNLRQCCERLEELAKGDPESGKEEKQQLEKRFQQLLPAAEQCDRPAASALQHRVQKALKVFSANLHQLYQARDLERWEHYTLKLDICRELEQLVDCPDKDLPLAAKRQKALRERWQELGAVPHEKADELWAGFRGLNSRLQARLNEYFDRLEKERNASDELKKSLVEQAEQLAHSTKWEKSAELLKALQQQWRMAGPGHRALDQQLYQKFRTACDTFFTARNDFYQERRAVYTAAAEQKEQFCREAEQLSQLPPREGRQRADELRRRWQETPSAGRTDQELYLRFKAALDAFFNGRRSAIQDGIGRKEQNLKSLEELLAHLENPAVTDDLAALRRRCRELEQEWETGGELPHAVYIEFEQRRRWLLDKIQQSLPKFRLRQLLQEMVVRAAQEEQLARWLATAGPKEWPAGLEAHADWRATPTGRWLLAQTEAVGKYSGWEEFQKHNQAVKESCCGKLERTTGPAEKTAVRIDLDLAAELKRAMESHFDAPPSEEIPAENLEDTVREFLACGLGGVENDALNRRFLTALRNAIDGTAR, encoded by the coding sequence ATGTCGGAAAAAAGTTGTGACGGGACGGCCGCTGCGCTTCGTTCCGGTTCGACAGTGCCGTCGTCGACGTTTTTGAGGCCGTCGGAAATTGCTGCTGAGGGGGCGAGCCAGACTGGCGAGCACAACCCGCAGCAGGGCGGCAGTTCGGATGCGACGGGAGAGGCGGCGACGCCGGTTTCCGGGATCGGGGCGGTTTTGAAAGGACATCTTCATGAACGGGAAGAATTGTGCCGTCGTCTGGAGGGCTTGCCGGCGGAAGCGGCGGCTGAATTGCCGGCGTTGCAGCGGGCCTGGGATGAAGCGCCGCCGGTGCCGTCGGAATATCTGGAAATTCTGGAACGCCGTTTTGCTGCCGCTGCAGTGGATTTCAAACGACGGGTGGACGAGCGTGAGGCTGCCGGCAAGCGCCGGGCGGAAGCGTTGACGCTGCTGCAGGGCAATCAGGTCCGGTTGGCCGAATGGGAAACGGCCGCGGAAATTTTGCCGCAGCGGAAAAACATTGAGGAAATATACCAGCAGAGCCGGGCGGTGGCGATCGACGATGGCGCCGTTTTGCTGCAGCCGCTTGAAGAGCTCTATCGGCGTTTACAGCAGCGCTGGGAAGCGGAACAACAGGCGGAAGCGGAGCTGTTTCATAACCTGCGGCAGTGTTGCGAGCGTCTGGAGGAATTGGCCAAAGGTGATCCGGAGAGCGGTAAAGAGGAGAAACAGCAGCTCGAAAAACGTTTTCAGCAGTTATTGCCGGCGGCGGAGCAGTGTGACCGGCCGGCCGCTTCGGCTTTGCAGCATCGCGTTCAGAAAGCGTTGAAGGTATTTTCCGCCAACTTGCATCAGCTTTACCAGGCGCGCGATCTGGAACGCTGGGAGCATTATACGCTGAAGTTGGATATTTGCCGTGAGTTGGAGCAGTTGGTCGATTGTCCCGACAAGGATTTGCCGCTGGCGGCCAAACGGCAGAAGGCGCTGCGGGAGCGCTGGCAGGAATTGGGGGCCGTGCCGCATGAAAAAGCGGATGAGCTGTGGGCCGGTTTCCGTGGTTTGAACTCCCGGCTGCAGGCGCGTCTGAATGAATATTTCGATCGGCTGGAAAAAGAGCGGAATGCTTCGGATGAGTTGAAAAAGAGCCTGGTGGAACAGGCGGAGCAGTTGGCGCATTCGACCAAATGGGAAAAGAGCGCCGAATTGCTGAAAGCATTGCAGCAGCAGTGGCGGATGGCCGGACCGGGGCACCGGGCGCTGGATCAGCAGTTGTATCAGAAATTCCGGACTGCCTGTGATACTTTTTTTACGGCCCGCAACGATTTTTATCAGGAACGCAGAGCGGTTTATACCGCCGCCGCGGAACAGAAAGAGCAGTTCTGCCGCGAAGCGGAACAGTTGAGCCAGTTGCCGCCGCGGGAAGGGCGGCAGCGGGCCGATGAACTGCGTCGCCGCTGGCAGGAGACGCCGTCGGCCGGCCGGACGGATCAGGAGTTGTATTTGCGTTTCAAGGCGGCGCTGGACGCCTTCTTCAACGGGCGCCGCTCGGCGATCCAGGACGGCATTGGCCGCAAGGAGCAGAATTTGAAATCGCTGGAAGAATTGTTGGCGCATCTGGAAAATCCGGCCGTGACCGATGATCTTGCCGCCTTGCGCCGCCGCTGCCGCGAACTGGAACAGGAGTGGGAAACTGGCGGAGAGTTGCCGCATGCCGTTTATATTGAATTCGAGCAGCGCCGCCGCTGGTTGCTCGACAAAATACAGCAGAGTTTGCCGAAGTTTCGATTGCGGCAACTGCTGCAGGAAATGGTTGTCCGGGCGGCGCAGGAAGAGCAGTTGGCGCGTTGGCTGGCGACTGCTGGGCCGAAAGAGTGGCCGGCCGGCCTGGAGGCGCATGCCGATTGGCGGGCGACGCCGACCGGTCGATGGTTGCTGGCGCAGACGGAGGCCGTCGGAAAATATTCCGGCTGGGAAGAGTTTCAAAAACACAATCAGGCTGTCAAGGAATCCTGTTGCGGCAAGCTGGAACGAACAACCGGTCCGGCGGAGAAAACGGCGGTGCGGATTGATCTGGATTTGGCCGCGGAATTGAAACGGGCGATGGAGAGTCACTTCGATGCTCCGCCGTCGGAGGAGATACCGGCGGAAAATCTGGAGGATACCGTCCGGGAGTTTCTGGCCTGCGGACTTGGCGGCGTTGAAAATGATGCGCTCAACCGGCGTTTTCTGACTGCATTGCGAAATGCAATCGATGGAACCGCACGGTGA
- a CDS encoding PqqD family peptide modification chaperone — MRINPDIVMREEFDHWGVVFNPDNGEVFALNPTSVLIWQGLAEGLDKTAILTRMRERCESVPDTAAADLDEFIAALVDKGYCSLD, encoded by the coding sequence ATGCGGATCAATCCGGATATCGTCATGCGGGAGGAGTTCGATCATTGGGGCGTGGTATTCAACCCGGACAACGGGGAAGTCTTTGCCTTGAATCCGACCAGCGTGCTGATTTGGCAGGGGCTGGCCGAGGGATTGGATAAGACGGCAATTCTGACAAGGATGCGGGAGCGGTGCGAGTCGGTGCCGGATACCGCGGCTGCGGACCTCGATGAATTTATCGCTGCTTTGGTCGACAAAGGATATTGTTCGCTCGATTGA
- a CDS encoding sialate O-acetylesterase — protein MKKLLQSLFLFILSCTGFLAAAEPTGSLRLPPLFGDHAVLQREAVVPVWGHSAPGSRITVELNGKQAETLANTDGYFIAYLPPQPAGGPYELVVSNPAAGERLTSKDIYLGEVWLASGQSNLYYPMASIPGIDLEDPALANFPLVRFFQTELTTQPGKLSEAPGVWEVAAVGRIGNFSAVAFFFARKLQQELQVPVGILSSSWGGTTAEAWVSRAGLASDPHYRQLLETESLNQMNAPDWWRNYDRNYPEEWLLFDHRAIARVIDGEPSDIPQLGGERLKKLAEQKAAEIEETRRKLADNVGERENWHREMRRDSSGWDTAMLPGLWSDIAASYDTNGVVWFRRELELPPEAAGQPLTLRLGAIDKTDITYFNGVKVGATGEVFDESCWNLPRVYQVPGDLVKAGENVIAVRNASHLYAGGLTGPAEEMSVEVAGRQLPLAGRWFCRLEQNVGRRAELSGPGAPASMYVPGILFQNKIEPLIPYALRGVIWYQGEANAWRYGEYAALMELLIRDWRYQFQQGEIPFLQVELAGFEAAGDYDGNSTWARIREAQFQAAQATGNLIATAVDLGEADNIHPARKREVGERLAGCALRQAYRREIAALGPVLEKVEFAAGEAILTFDEIADGLRLREGDRVKTMMIAGEDRVFHPAEVQIDGNKLIVRSDQVPRPVAVRYAWAQNPAAANLYNSAGLPAFPFRTDNW, from the coding sequence ATGAAAAAATTACTACAGAGCCTTTTCCTTTTCATCCTGTCTTGCACCGGTTTTCTAGCTGCCGCGGAACCAACCGGCAGCCTCCGGCTGCCACCGCTTTTCGGCGACCATGCCGTATTGCAGCGCGAGGCGGTCGTCCCGGTCTGGGGCCACTCCGCCCCGGGCAGCCGGATCACCGTCGAACTCAACGGCAAACAGGCCGAAACGCTCGCCAACACGGACGGCTACTTCATCGCCTACCTGCCGCCCCAGCCAGCCGGCGGCCCTTATGAACTGGTCGTCAGCAATCCTGCCGCCGGCGAACGGCTGACCAGCAAGGATATCTATCTCGGCGAAGTCTGGCTGGCCAGCGGCCAGTCCAACCTCTACTATCCGATGGCCAGCATTCCCGGAATTGACCTCGAAGACCCGGCGCTGGCCAATTTTCCGCTGGTCCGTTTCTTTCAAACCGAATTGACCACCCAGCCGGGCAAACTGTCGGAAGCGCCGGGCGTCTGGGAAGTGGCCGCCGTCGGCCGAATCGGTAATTTTTCCGCCGTCGCGTTCTTCTTCGCCCGGAAATTGCAGCAGGAGCTGCAGGTTCCGGTCGGAATTCTGAGTTCCAGTTGGGGCGGCACCACCGCCGAGGCCTGGGTCAGCCGGGCCGGACTGGCCAGCGACCCGCATTACCGGCAACTGCTCGAAACCGAATCGCTGAACCAGATGAACGCGCCGGATTGGTGGCGCAATTACGACCGGAACTATCCGGAAGAGTGGCTGTTGTTCGACCACCGCGCCATCGCGCGGGTGATCGACGGCGAACCGTCGGACATTCCGCAACTGGGCGGCGAACGGCTGAAAAAACTGGCCGAACAGAAGGCCGCAGAAATCGAGGAAACCCGCCGGAAACTGGCCGACAATGTGGGTGAACGGGAAAATTGGCACCGGGAAATGCGCCGCGATTCCTCCGGTTGGGATACGGCGATGCTGCCGGGCCTGTGGAGCGACATCGCCGCCTCGTACGACACCAACGGCGTCGTCTGGTTCCGCCGGGAACTGGAATTGCCGCCGGAAGCAGCCGGCCAGCCGCTGACGCTCCGGCTCGGCGCCATCGACAAGACCGACATCACCTATTTCAACGGCGTCAAAGTCGGTGCTACCGGAGAAGTATTCGATGAAAGCTGCTGGAATCTGCCACGGGTTTACCAGGTGCCCGGCGATTTGGTCAAAGCGGGCGAAAACGTCATCGCGGTGCGCAACGCATCACATCTCTACGCCGGCGGCCTGACCGGTCCGGCCGAGGAGATGTCCGTTGAAGTCGCCGGTCGCCAACTGCCGTTGGCCGGCCGATGGTTCTGCCGGCTGGAACAGAACGTCGGACGGCGGGCCGAACTGTCGGGGCCGGGTGCGCCGGCTTCGATGTACGTTCCGGGCATCCTTTTCCAGAACAAGATCGAACCGCTGATTCCATATGCGCTGCGCGGCGTCATCTGGTACCAGGGCGAAGCCAACGCCTGGCGGTATGGCGAATACGCCGCGCTGATGGAGTTGTTGATCCGCGATTGGCGTTACCAGTTCCAGCAGGGCGAAATTCCGTTCCTGCAGGTGGAACTGGCCGGCTTCGAAGCGGCCGGCGATTATGATGGCAATTCCACCTGGGCCCGGATTCGGGAAGCACAATTCCAGGCGGCCCAGGCAACCGGCAATCTCATCGCCACCGCCGTCGACCTCGGGGAAGCCGACAACATCCATCCGGCCCGCAAGCGGGAAGTCGGCGAACGGCTGGCCGGTTGCGCGTTGCGTCAGGCCTACCGGCGGGAGATTGCCGCACTCGGACCGGTGTTGGAAAAGGTTGAATTTGCCGCCGGCGAAGCAATTCTGACTTTCGACGAAATCGCCGACGGCCTCCGGTTGCGCGAAGGCGACCGGGTGAAAACGATGATGATCGCCGGTGAAGACAGAGTGTTTCATCCGGCCGAAGTCCAGATCGACGGCAATAAGCTGATCGTCCGCTCCGATCAGGTCCCCCGGCCGGTCGCGGTGCGTTACGCCTGGGCCCAGAATCCGGCGGCGGCCAATCTGTACAATTCCGCCGGCCTGCCCGCCTTCCCGTTCCGGACGGACAACTGGTAA
- a CDS encoding sugar O-acetyltransferase, whose amino-acid sequence MTEREKALAGLGYDPADAELAALRRRARKLVRLFNQTDEESPKQRQKILQELLGACGKDCCIESDFRCDYGCNIFIGDGFFANFNCVFLDVNTITIGSNVLLAPCVQLYTAYHPVDPVERAVPVEYASPIVIGDDVWLGGGAIVNPGVTIGSNVIIGSGSVVTRDIPSNSIAVGNPCRVIRKI is encoded by the coding sequence ATGACGGAACGCGAAAAAGCACTGGCCGGACTGGGTTACGATCCGGCCGACGCGGAACTGGCGGCATTGCGCCGACGCGCCCGCAAACTGGTCAGATTATTCAACCAGACCGATGAAGAATCTCCGAAACAACGACAGAAAATCCTGCAGGAATTGCTCGGCGCCTGCGGCAAAGACTGTTGCATCGAGTCAGATTTCCGCTGTGACTACGGCTGCAATATCTTCATCGGTGACGGATTTTTCGCCAATTTCAACTGCGTATTTCTGGATGTCAATACCATCACGATCGGCAGCAACGTGCTGCTGGCGCCCTGCGTCCAGCTCTATACCGCGTATCACCCGGTCGACCCGGTGGAACGGGCGGTTCCGGTCGAATATGCGTCGCCGATCGTCATCGGCGACGATGTCTGGCTCGGCGGCGGTGCCATCGTCAATCCCGGCGTCACCATCGGCAGCAACGTCATCATCGGGTCCGGCAGTGTGGTCACCCGCGACATTCCCTCCAACTCGATCGCCGTCGGCAATCCCTGCCGGGTCATCAGAAAAATCTGA
- a CDS encoding SH3 domain-containing protein: MIRFFRSMLLPLLLLAAVVLEAADGRVTAQALNLRAKPDTKSPVVGRAVKGEVLTVYREVNGWYEVSLPATVEAWISAGLVKNNKVASNANLRSGPGTSHASLGVLAAGTPLTILSRQNGWAKVRVPNPGSLRAYASARYINASGTVPASGGAAVSRSAAAAKPRINGLAARNGIVVYHVGSGQVLYEQHADRPVAIASLTKMMTLLVALDELERRSDVTLDTKVPISKSAAGVAPTKAGLVPGKSITVRELLSSMIIKSCNDSAALTAEFFGGGSADYFIYKMNQKARALGMKSTTFYNPHGLPGASAELDNRSTPNDLVKLARAFMQRKLARQWVNTKSVKITNGLAQPKVLNGHNNLLGKNGVDGIKTGYTNRAGFCIATHANTASGEYIIIATGFPKAATRDSVVAQLLKWARNR, encoded by the coding sequence ATGATAAGATTCTTTCGTTCGATGTTGTTGCCGCTGCTGTTGCTGGCCGCAGTTGTATTGGAGGCGGCGGATGGCAGGGTTACCGCCCAGGCGCTCAATCTGCGGGCCAAGCCGGATACCAAAAGCCCGGTGGTCGGCCGGGCGGTCAAGGGCGAGGTGCTGACGGTCTACCGGGAGGTCAACGGCTGGTACGAGGTTTCCCTGCCGGCGACGGTGGAGGCGTGGATTTCCGCCGGGTTGGTCAAGAACAATAAAGTCGCCAGTAACGCCAATCTGCGTTCCGGCCCCGGTACTTCCCATGCGTCGCTCGGTGTTTTGGCCGCCGGTACGCCGTTGACGATTCTTTCCCGGCAGAACGGCTGGGCGAAAGTGCGGGTGCCCAATCCGGGTTCGCTGCGTGCTTACGCCTCCGCCAGATATATCAATGCTTCCGGGACTGTTCCCGCTTCCGGCGGCGCTGCTGTCAGCCGTTCGGCCGCCGCCGCCAAGCCGCGCATCAACGGTCTGGCCGCCCGGAACGGCATTGTCGTCTATCACGTCGGCAGCGGCCAGGTGCTCTATGAGCAGCATGCCGACCGGCCGGTGGCCATTGCGTCGCTGACCAAGATGATGACCCTGCTGGTGGCGCTGGATGAACTGGAGCGGCGGAGTGACGTGACGCTGGATACCAAAGTGCCGATCAGCAAGAGCGCGGCGGGCGTTGCGCCGACCAAGGCCGGATTGGTGCCGGGCAAATCGATCACCGTCCGGGAGCTGCTCAGTTCGATGATTATCAAGAGCTGCAACGATTCGGCGGCGTTGACCGCTGAATTTTTCGGCGGGGGCAGCGCCGATTATTTTATTTACAAGATGAATCAGAAGGCCAGGGCTTTGGGGATGAAGTCGACCACCTTTTACAATCCGCACGGTTTGCCGGGCGCTTCGGCGGAATTGGACAACCGTTCGACGCCGAACGATCTGGTGAAACTGGCCAGGGCTTTCATGCAGCGCAAGCTGGCGCGGCAGTGGGTGAACACCAAATCGGTCAAGATCACCAACGGCCTGGCGCAGCCGAAAGTGCTGAACGGTCACAACAACCTGCTGGGCAAAAACGGGGTTGACGGCATCAAAACCGGCTATACCAACCGCGCCGGCTTCTGTATCGCCACCCATGCGAACACCGCTTCCGGCGAATATATCATCATTGCGACCGGCTTCCCGAAAGCGGCGACCCGCGATTCGGTGGTGGCGCAACTGCTCAAATGGGCGAGAAACCGCTGA
- a CDS encoding RimK family alpha-L-glutamate ligase, producing MNLISFEPLLTLELPQVRPMKMENYFQELETVKAADLVLFPGYWQVNSLVYALHKPIFPSLPNYLLGHNKVEMTRAFQAVCPDQVPDTLILPNTPSARERILDEFFFPFVAKDIRSARGCGVYLIENVEQFRRYAAEEREVLYVQMHLPIDRDMRIVWVGDRIAAAYWRQAREGEFHNNVYQGGRVIFDPVPDEALALVERTARTLGLDFAGFDVAAVDGAFFFFEFNNRFGNQALNASGATLGKLIGDYLARHFPTELQ from the coding sequence ATGAACTTGATTTCTTTTGAACCATTGCTGACGCTGGAATTGCCGCAGGTTCGTCCGATGAAAATGGAAAATTATTTTCAGGAACTGGAAACAGTCAAAGCGGCCGATCTCGTGTTGTTTCCGGGTTACTGGCAGGTCAATTCGCTGGTCTATGCATTGCACAAGCCGATTTTTCCGTCGTTGCCGAATTACCTGCTGGGCCACAACAAAGTGGAGATGACCCGGGCCTTTCAGGCCGTCTGCCCGGACCAGGTGCCGGATACGCTGATTTTGCCGAACACGCCCTCCGCCCGGGAACGGATTCTCGATGAATTTTTCTTCCCGTTCGTCGCCAAGGATATCCGCAGCGCCCGGGGGTGCGGAGTTTATCTGATCGAAAACGTCGAACAGTTCCGCCGCTACGCCGCCGAAGAGCGCGAGGTGCTTTACGTTCAGATGCATTTGCCGATCGACCGGGATATGCGCATCGTCTGGGTCGGCGACCGGATTGCCGCCGCCTATTGGCGGCAGGCGCGCGAAGGGGAATTCCACAACAATGTCTACCAGGGCGGCCGGGTGATATTCGATCCGGTGCCGGACGAGGCGCTGGCGCTGGTGGAGCGCACCGCCCGGACGCTGGGACTCGATTTCGCCGGTTTCGACGTAGCGGCAGTGGACGGCGCGTTCTTCTTTTTCGAATTCAACAACCGGTTCGGCAACCAGGCGCTGAACGCTTCGGGAGCGACGTTGGGCAAATTGATCGGCGATTACCTCGCCCGCCACTTCCCAACCGAGCTCCAATGA
- a CDS encoding RecQ family ATP-dependent DNA helicase: protein MPDLAEYDVGGALQHFFHYDEFLDNQQGIVENVLSGEDLCVIMPTGAGKSLCYQLPALMMDGYAIIVSPLISLMKDQVDSLRNRDIPAACVNSMVPLNEQHEILRDTAAGRIKLLYVAPERFQTNSLQNLLTVSPPHLLVVDEAHCISQWGHDFRPAYMRLGDVVERFGIRQVCAFTATATPRVREDICRQLRRLEMKVLVAGFKRPNLAFSVRDCAGAEQKNQVIRQLLAEPVPTIIYASTRKLVEQLTADFGCIGYHAGMSDEERNAAQERFMSEPAPVLAATNAFGMGIDRPDVRRVIHYNIPGSLEAYYQEAGRAGRDGEPAECVLLFSFSDRYVQEFFIEMTNPSETVVRQLYRVLLQLGRERQSAELEITLGQLLPLVPDAKSENQLGSAMAILEKHGYLERGYRMQNRGLLRFLGDLEELRRQHSSQTTQRSRFIYRCLEAYQLQLISGVEAGLEQLAAVAGLQLEQIRRVLRALQGDCIDWTPPFAGRSTTLLKPEETELAIDFKALEDKRSFEIARLDEVIGYTRARECRQRYLIGYFGEEAGDWHCESCDRCRGGLAGVMREANCYEIEVALTILRFVREDNGRFGSGKISLILSGIKSAEIMQYHHDRHPLFGALQELRQNKLLLFLKCLEQQNLIGRQERGGFSTLAITRSGLELLRSGGAGLTVDFAPLAEPEEGRRRTVRRRGAKSPEPETGELDSAREDLFERLRRLRRELAAEYQVKPFMIFPDSVLRELARQAPVTVGEASRLKGIGPAKIHTVLPFFLEEISGWRSEML, encoded by the coding sequence ATGCCGGATTTGGCCGAATACGACGTTGGCGGTGCGCTGCAGCACTTTTTTCATTACGACGAATTTCTGGACAACCAGCAGGGAATCGTCGAAAATGTGCTGTCCGGCGAAGACCTCTGCGTGATCATGCCGACCGGCGCCGGCAAATCGTTGTGCTATCAATTGCCGGCGCTGATGATGGACGGCTACGCCATCATCGTCTCCCCGTTGATTTCGCTGATGAAAGACCAGGTCGATTCCTTGCGCAACCGCGACATTCCGGCCGCCTGCGTCAACAGCATGGTACCGCTGAACGAACAACATGAAATTCTGCGCGACACCGCCGCCGGCCGGATCAAATTGCTGTACGTGGCGCCGGAACGGTTCCAAACCAATTCGCTGCAAAACCTGCTGACCGTCAGTCCGCCGCACCTGCTGGTGGTTGACGAGGCCCACTGCATCAGCCAGTGGGGGCATGACTTCCGGCCGGCCTACATGCGGCTCGGCGACGTGGTGGAACGGTTCGGCATCCGGCAGGTCTGCGCCTTTACGGCGACGGCGACGCCGCGGGTGCGGGAAGACATCTGCCGGCAACTGCGCCGGCTGGAGATGAAAGTGCTGGTCGCCGGCTTCAAGCGGCCGAACCTGGCGTTTTCGGTGCGGGACTGCGCCGGCGCCGAACAGAAAAACCAGGTGATCCGCCAACTGCTGGCCGAACCGGTGCCGACGATCATCTACGCCTCCACCCGCAAACTGGTCGAGCAGTTGACCGCCGATTTCGGCTGCATCGGTTACCATGCCGGCATGAGCGACGAAGAGCGCAACGCCGCGCAGGAGCGCTTCATGAGCGAACCGGCCCCGGTGCTGGCGGCAACCAATGCGTTCGGCATGGGCATCGACCGCCCGGACGTCCGGCGGGTCATCCATTACAACATCCCCGGTTCGCTGGAAGCCTATTATCAGGAGGCCGGCCGCGCCGGGCGCGACGGCGAACCGGCCGAATGCGTGCTGTTGTTCTCGTTCAGCGACCGCTATGTCCAGGAGTTCTTCATCGAGATGACCAACCCATCCGAAACGGTGGTGCGGCAGCTCTACCGGGTATTGCTGCAGCTCGGCCGGGAACGGCAGAGTGCCGAACTGGAAATCACCCTCGGCCAACTGTTGCCGCTGGTGCCGGACGCCAAATCGGAAAACCAGTTGGGCAGCGCGATGGCCATCCTGGAAAAACACGGTTACCTCGAACGCGGATACCGGATGCAGAACCGCGGGCTGCTTCGTTTTCTCGGCGATCTGGAAGAGCTGCGCCGTCAGCACAGCAGCCAGACGACGCAGCGGTCGCGGTTCATCTACCGCTGCCTGGAAGCCTATCAGTTGCAATTGATCAGCGGCGTGGAAGCCGGTCTGGAACAGTTGGCGGCAGTAGCCGGCTTACAGCTGGAACAAATCCGCCGGGTGTTGCGGGCCCTGCAGGGCGACTGCATCGACTGGACGCCGCCGTTCGCCGGCCGGAGCACCACGCTGCTGAAACCGGAGGAGACGGAACTGGCCATCGACTTCAAGGCGCTGGAAGACAAACGGTCGTTTGAAATCGCCCGCCTCGACGAAGTAATCGGCTATACGCGGGCCCGGGAATGCCGGCAGCGTTACCTGATCGGTTATTTCGGCGAAGAGGCCGGCGATTGGCATTGTGAAAGCTGCGACCGCTGCCGGGGCGGACTCGCCGGCGTGATGCGGGAAGCCAATTGCTATGAAATCGAGGTGGCGTTGACGATTCTGCGCTTCGTCCGCGAAGACAACGGACGGTTCGGCAGCGGCAAGATCAGCCTGATCCTCTCCGGCATCAAATCAGCGGAAATCATGCAGTATCACCACGACCGCCACCCGCTGTTCGGCGCGCTGCAGGAGTTGCGCCAGAACAAATTGCTGCTGTTCCTCAAGTGTCTGGAGCAGCAGAACCTCATCGGCCGCCAGGAACGCGGCGGTTTTTCGACGCTGGCGATCACCCGTTCCGGACTTGAACTGCTCCGCAGCGGCGGCGCCGGATTGACCGTCGATTTCGCCCCGCTGGCCGAACCGGAAGAAGGCCGGCGCCGGACGGTACGACGGCGCGGCGCCAAATCGCCGGAACCGGAAACGGGCGAATTGGACAGCGCTCGGGAGGACCTTTTCGAACGGCTGCGCCGGCTGCGCCGGGAACTGGCCGCCGAATATCAGGTGAAACCGTTCATGATCTTCCCGGACAGCGTGTTGCGGGAATTGGCCCGGCAGGCGCCGGTAACGGTCGGCGAGGCTTCGCGCCTCAAAGGAATCGGACCGGCCAAAATCCATACGGTGCTGCCGTTTTTTCTGGAAGAAATTTCCGGCTGGCGAAGCGAAATGCTTTGA
- a CDS encoding type II secretion system protein encodes MKQRFTLIELLVVIAIIAILASMLLPALGRAKAKAQQIKCTSNQKQIGTATILYSTDFDDDLPLAGNGNPADYANFFYWHWLLTGYIGNTTDGSAGSDYGKVFLCPTGGSDETFKNAGGEIISNYSYNKVIGNLMQGYQVKKTSTCPMPSTMAVLVDGKCTSGTANGNFEIWDVYGDNPNNHDKYFTIRHDRNRSNHLYVDGHVEFSNFTGLDRYDTLVRYAFVDTSNGGWKNLWN; translated from the coding sequence ATGAAACAAAGATTCACACTGATCGAATTGCTGGTTGTCATCGCGATCATCGCCATTCTCGCCTCGATGCTACTGCCGGCCCTCGGCAGAGCCAAGGCCAAAGCCCAGCAGATCAAATGCACGAGCAACCAGAAACAAATCGGCACGGCGACGATCCTGTACAGCACCGACTTCGACGACGACCTGCCGCTGGCCGGCAACGGCAATCCGGCCGATTACGCGAATTTCTTCTACTGGCATTGGCTGCTGACCGGTTACATCGGCAATACGACCGATGGTTCGGCCGGCAGCGATTACGGCAAGGTTTTCCTCTGCCCCACCGGAGGCAGCGACGAAACCTTCAAAAACGCCGGCGGCGAGATCATCAGCAATTACAGCTACAACAAAGTAATCGGCAACCTGATGCAGGGTTATCAGGTGAAAAAAACCTCCACTTGCCCGATGCCTTCGACGATGGCGGTACTGGTCGACGGCAAATGCACGTCCGGCACGGCCAACGGCAACTTTGAAATCTGGGACGTCTATGGCGACAATCCCAACAATCACGACAAGTATTTCACCATCCGGCACGACCGGAACCGCAGCAACCATCTGTACGTCGACGGCCATGTCGAATTCTCGAACTTCACCGGCCTGGACCGTTACGACACGCTGGTGCGTTACGCCTTCGTCGACACCAGCAACGGCGGCTGGAAAAATTTGTGGAACTGA